In Quercus lobata isolate SW786 chromosome 12, ValleyOak3.0 Primary Assembly, whole genome shotgun sequence, a genomic segment contains:
- the LOC115971988 gene encoding uncharacterized protein LOC115971988, translating into MEGASKKRKICHDNPEEEEDEDDEQKIEKFFALIKNIREARFRLMNGSDVMEGVESKRKKKKVEEENKQVEVWKPSFEREDFMEDEAKLKTVVGSSPRQEGSKKEEDEEELDLGLSL; encoded by the coding sequence ATGGAGGGTGCaagcaagaagagaaaaatttgCCATGATAATcctgaggaagaagaagatgaggatgaTGAACAAAAGATAGAGAAGTTTTTTGCTCTTATCAAGAACATTCGAGAGGCTCGCTTCCGCTTGATGAATGGCTCAGATGTAATGGAAGGGGTAGAGAgcaagaggaagaagaagaaagttgaggAAGAGAACAAGCAAGTTGAAGTTTGGAAGCCCTCGTTTGAACGTGAAGATTTCATGGAAGATGAAGCAAAGTTGAAAACCGTAGTGGGTTCTTCTCCAAGACAAGAAGGAAGTAAGAAAGAAGAGGATGAAGAAGAATTAGACTTAGGGCTTTCACTTTAG